Below is a window of Lacrimispora xylanolytica DNA.
GTCAGCCGTATCTTTGCTTCCTATATCGGCGCCAATCCGGAGACAGGAAGACTTCTTATGACAGGAGAAGCAGAAGTAAAGCTGTTTCCTCAGGGAACCCTGGCAGAGAAAATCCGTTCCGGCGGTGCAGGGCTTGGAGGTGTTTTAACTCCTGTTGGTGTAGGTACCGTAGTGGAGGAAGGAAAAAAGAAGCTGGAGATTGAGGGAAAAGAATATCTTCTTGAGATGCCCTTAAAGGCAAATGTGGCCTTTATAAAAGCAGAAAAGGCCGATGAAGAAGGAAACCTAATCATCAGAGGTTCCTCCCGTAATTTTAATATTGTCATGGCTACTGCGGCTGATTATGTAGTTGCTGAAGTAGATGAGGTGGTAAAGACAGGTACGCTGGAGCCGAATCATATCAATGTTCCTGGAATCTTTGTAAATGCAATCGTAAAGGTGGGATTATAATGGATAAGAGAGAATTTATTGCGAAACGAGTTGCAAAGGAATTAAAAGATGGTGATGTCGTCAACCTTGGGATAGGAATGCCTACCATGGTGGCAAATTACATACCGGAAGATGTTCATATCATGCTGGAAGCGGAAAATGGAATCCTTGGCGTTGGACCAAATGCCGGAGAGGGGAATGAGAGCCCTAACTGTATCGATGCAGGTGGAAATTACGTGACCACGGTAAAGGGGGCCAGCTTCTTTGACAGCTCGTTCTCCTTTAGCATCATACGGGGAGGCCACGTGGATGTTACGGTGTTAGGAGCACTGGAGGTTGATTCAGAAGGAAATGTTGCCAACTGGATGATTCCAGGCAAAAAGGTACCGGGAATGGGCGGAGCCATGGATCTGGTGGTAGGCGCCAAAAAAGTCATTCTGGCTATGGAGCACGTCAATAAGAACGGATCACCGAAGATACTTCGTAAATGCAGACTTCCTCTCACTGCAGCTCATGTGGCTAAGACCATTGTGACAGATATGGCAGTTATTGATGTTATACCAGATGAAGGTCTGGTGTTAAAGGAAATTGCTCCTGGTATTTCTGTAGAAGATGTAAAAAATCAGACAGAAGCTCCTTTGATCATTTCTCCCAGTCTAAAAGTCATTGAAGTTTAAGATACACGGTCAAAATCTTAAGATTGTATTAGGTTTTGAATAATGCTGGGAAGAAGTCATATATTCTTAATAAGAAAAAAGAATGGAGGCGTCAAAATGAAGGATGAGTTAAAGAAATTGTCACTCAAACTGGCATCAAAAGTAATCTTAAATTCTGCAAAAACAGAAGCAAACAGTTCCTGTTTTTTCATTGGCTACCAGCCAAAACTACCTGAAAATGCAAAGAAACTAAGAAAATTTTAAGGTGATTTCCGGATGATACCATGGGAAATATGGTTTACCAAAAAGCTGGTATTCCATCAGATTATTTCGGAGGAAGATGGAGAGCTTTATAAATTTGGAATGGAGTGTCTGATCTTAAAGATCGCTCATTGTATTTCATATTTATGGATTGCAATATGCTTTCATTTGGTCCCGGAGTTAATCCTGATTGGATGCGTATTCATACCATTAAGAAGAAGTGCAGGGGGATATCATGCAAAGACAAAAACAGGATGTTATCTGTTTTCCTGCTGTTACATTTCAATCATTCTTTTGTTATCTCAGATGGAAATCAATCAGTTCTTGTTGTGGGGATTATTGGCCTTATGCGACGGTATTATTTTTTTCTTAAGCCCGGCTGATAATGAGAATAAGAGACTGGATGAGGTAGAAAAGATATACTACAGGAAAAAAGCAAGAATTATCCTGATTCTGGCAAATACAGGCTGTATGATATTTACTATGATTCATTACATAAACATTGGAGGTCTCATCAGATGGGGAATCTATGCCGCTGCATTCTTACTGGTACTTCAAAAGATAAGAAATCAAAAACCCTCCTGGGAACAGCTTAAATGAGCTGTATCCTGGGAGGGATTTTTGTATGTTAAGAATTATAAGGTCTTTACAATGGCATCAGCAAGAGCTGCGATGTCCACAAGCTGATCTTCTTTGACGGAAGATTTGATGGTGACCATATCATCAAGAATGGTCATATTTTTCATGCCGGAGATGATTTCAGCCATCTTTTTCCCTGCTGTAATACCCCAGGTACCATTCTCCATAAGAGCTACGGTACGGTTCTGCACGTTATGGGCCTTCATATCCATGAGAAGGTGCTCCATGTTGCTGAAAATACCGCTGTTATAGGTGGCAGAGGCAAATACCAGATGACTGCACCGGAACGCTTCTGAAATGAGAATTGAGGCATGTGTGACGGATACGTCATAAACAACAATGTTCTTCACGCCTCTGTCTGCCAGACGGCTTGCAAGGATATTAGCAGCATTCTCTGTGTTGCCGTAAATGGAACCATAAACAATCATAACGGCCTTATCCTCTGGCTCATAGCTGCTCCAGGTCAAGTACTTATCCACGTACCAGTTGATGTCAGAGCGCCATACCGGACCGTGAAGCGGGCAGAGAATCTGAATGTCAAGTGGAGCTACCTTCTTTAATAGCGTCATGGCAGACGGACCGTATTTGCCTACGATATTGGAATAATATCTTCTGGAATCATCAAGCCAGTCCCGCTCAAAATTCAATTCATCTGCAAATAAATTCCCGTTCATCGCGCCAAAGGTACCGAAGGCATCGGCTGAAAAAAGGATCTTATCTGTTGTATCAAAAGTAACCATAACCTCCGGCCAATGGACCATGGGAGCCAGATAAAAGGTAAAGTTATGCTTACCGGTACTTAAGGTATCTCCTTCCTTTACAATAATTGCTCTGGAATCAACACCGAATTCATAAAACTGGTTAATGATGGGAACGGTCTTTGCATTGCATACGACCTTTACATCTGGATATCTTCTTACAATCTCTCCTAAGGTAGCACAGTGATCTGGCTCCATATGATTGACAATAATATAATCCAGATCCCTTCCATCAAGCACAGCTTCCACATTTTCCAAAAATTGTCCGGTAATGGCACGGTCAACGGTATCAAAAAGAACCGTCTTTTCGTCAAGCAGGACATAAGAATTATAGGAAATCCCTCTTGGAATCGGGTAAGCATTTTCGAACAGAGCCAGACGGCGGTCACTTCCCCCGACCCAGAATAGATCGTCGTTGATTTTTTTTACACAATACATGTTGCAGCCTTCCTTTCTTTCGTTCGATATATCTTGTCACTTAAAAGTATACTATATTTCAAAGGAAATGTCATTGTTTTTTCTACAAAAATAGTAGGATTTACTATTATTAAGACCCTTTTGATGAATTTTCTCTCTAT
It encodes the following:
- a CDS encoding CoA transferase subunit A, yielding MKSKLMTAREAVEKVKDGDAIMVGGFLAGGHPEHLVNTLLNTNPAKDLTIISNDTGTKELSIYQLVKSGRVSRIFASYIGANPETGRLLMTGEAEVKLFPQGTLAEKIRSGGAGLGGVLTPVGVGTVVEEGKKKLEIEGKEYLLEMPLKANVAFIKAEKADEEGNLIIRGSSRNFNIVMATAADYVVAEVDEVVKTGTLEPNHINVPGIFVNAIVKVGL
- a CDS encoding 3-oxoacid CoA-transferase subunit B translates to MDKREFIAKRVAKELKDGDVVNLGIGMPTMVANYIPEDVHIMLEAENGILGVGPNAGEGNESPNCIDAGGNYVTTVKGASFFDSSFSFSIIRGGHVDVTVLGALEVDSEGNVANWMIPGKKVPGMGGAMDLVVGAKKVILAMEHVNKNGSPKILRKCRLPLTAAHVAKTIVTDMAVIDVIPDEGLVLKEIAPGISVEDVKNQTEAPLIISPSLKVIEV
- a CDS encoding cyclic lactone autoinducer peptide; this translates as MKDELKKLSLKLASKVILNSAKTEANSSCFFIGYQPKLPENAKKLRKF
- a CDS encoding accessory gene regulator ArgB-like protein, coding for MIPWEIWFTKKLVFHQIISEEDGELYKFGMECLILKIAHCISYLWIAICFHLVPELILIGCVFIPLRRSAGGYHAKTKTGCYLFSCCYISIILLLSQMEINQFLLWGLLALCDGIIFFLSPADNENKRLDEVEKIYYRKKARIILILANTGCMIFTMIHYINIGGLIRWGIYAAAFLLVLQKIRNQKPSWEQLK
- a CDS encoding FprA family A-type flavoprotein; its protein translation is MYCVKKINDDLFWVGGSDRRLALFENAYPIPRGISYNSYVLLDEKTVLFDTVDRAITGQFLENVEAVLDGRDLDYIIVNHMEPDHCATLGEIVRRYPDVKVVCNAKTVPIINQFYEFGVDSRAIIVKEGDTLSTGKHNFTFYLAPMVHWPEVMVTFDTTDKILFSADAFGTFGAMNGNLFADELNFERDWLDDSRRYYSNIVGKYGPSAMTLLKKVAPLDIQILCPLHGPVWRSDINWYVDKYLTWSSYEPEDKAVMIVYGSIYGNTENAANILASRLADRGVKNIVVYDVSVTHASILISEAFRCSHLVFASATYNSGIFSNMEHLLMDMKAHNVQNRTVALMENGTWGITAGKKMAEIISGMKNMTILDDMVTIKSSVKEDQLVDIAALADAIVKTL